The nucleotide sequence CCGCTGTCGCGCACCGCCGCGGCCAGGGCCCTGTCCCGCGTGGCCAGCCAGCCCACGCGCAGGCCGCCCGCGGCGAACTCCTTGGACAGGCCGCCCAGCAGCACCGTGCGAGCGCCCACGCCCGGCACCGCGCCCTCCAGCGTCACCGGGCTGTGCACCGTCTCCGCCGTGGGGCTGGTGAGGTTGACCAGCCCGAAGATTTCGTCCGACACCAGCAGGCAGCGCTGCTCCACCACATAGGTGGCCAGCGCCACCAACTCCTCCTGTGTGAGATAGGTGCCGGTGGGATTGGAGGGCTGTGAGACGACGACCGCGTCCGGCGCGACGCCGCCCTGCCCCCGCCGCGCCAGGAGGCCGGACAGCGGGCCCAGCTCCACGTCACAGCCAGCGGACACGAAGGTGGGCGCCAGCACGCCGTAGCAAGGAGTGGCGAGGAAGACGCGAGGCGCGCGCCCCAGCCGCCGACGCAGCGCCACGCCCAGGTGGTGGATGAGGGGCCAGACACCCGGTGCCATCGCCACGTCCTCCGGGGCGTAGCGCGCGGCGCGCGTCTCCAGCAGGAAGGCGGCCACCGCCTCGGCGAGGCCCGTCTGCGCGCCGGAGTCGCGGGGCGCGGTGCCCGCGGCGATGAGCCCCTCCACCAGCGGAGGGGGTAGCGGGCCCTCATTCTCCCCGTAGTCCAGCCGCACCAGCTCCGCGTCATCCTCGCGGAACACCTTGGGCGCGAAGGCGGGGAAGCCCGCCAGCCGGGCGATGCGCTTCGAGCGGGGCAGCGGCACCGCGGGCGCCGGACGCACGGCGGGCGCCTCCGGCTCCGCGAAGGAGATGCGGAAGGAGAGCAGGTCCGCGAAGGTGCGCTCGTAGAACCCCTGCGCCAGCGTGCTGATGCGCGAGTACGTCACCTCCGCCGCCACCTCCAGGTCCGCCCGCAGCGGCTCCGGCACGGGGAGCAGCAGCGTCAGCTCCAGGTCCGGCCACACCGCGTTCTTGATGAGGCCGTAGAGCACGACGAGGTTCGGCGAGTACGGCTCGCGCGCGAGGAACTCGAACAGCGTGTGAGGCTCCACCGCGCCGGTGATGTTGAAGAAGGCGCTCTCGTCCAGCACCACCCAGATGCCCCGCCGTGCTGCCTCCGCGAGGATGTCGCGCAGCACGGCGAGGTTGGTGCGCTCGCCCGGCTCCACCGTCAGCAGCACCAGCTTCACGTCGAAGGCCGTCAGCAACTGGCGGACCTCGTCCAGCGTGGTGTGCGTCACCGTGGTGCGCACGCCCGCCTTCTCCAGCGCCCGCGCGTAGAGCGGCTGCAGGTTGCGCGACACCAGCACCTCGTCGCCCACGTCGCACGTGGCCATCAGCAGCGAGTAGACGGCCTGCTCCCGCTCGGGCGCGACGAACAGCTCCTCCTCCGTCAGCCGCAGCCCGAAGTACCGGTCCAGGTAGCGCACCACGCGGCGGCGAAAGGACGCGTCCCCCGCCTCGTGCGCGTAGGGCATCAGCGGCCCGCGTGCCAGCCGCGCCGACAGGTCCGCCACGAAGCCGAGCTGCTCGGCCGAGGCCGCGCCCAAATCCAGCTCCTCCTGCAACGGCGCCGCGCCCAATTGCCGCAGGGCCGCGCGCAGCGCCAGCGTCTCCCGAGGCAGCGCGAGCTGCGCCTCCCACACGGCCACCTCGTGCCACACCGGGTGGCCCGCCTGCAGCCAGCCCAGCGCCGTGGCCGCGCGCAGCGGCTCCGGGCTGTGCGCCTCCATGAAGAACTCGAACTCGCGTCCGGTGCGCTGCTCCAGCGTCACCAGCGGGCGGATGTCCGTGTCCGCCGCCTGCATCACCCGCCGCGCCACGCGCACCCGCGTAGTGAAGCCGCGCCGGGTCAGCATGCGCTGGATGATGAGGCGCCCGGGCCGGCCCGCGAGGTTGAGCAGCAGCCGCCCGCCCGGCGCCAGCCGCTCCGGCGCCTCATCCAGCAGCCGCGCGATGAGCCCCAGCCCGAAGTGGTCCTCGTAGACGTTCTGCAGCGTGCAGTAGTTGGACAAGTCATACAGCGCCTGCTCGTCCGCCTGGGACAGCTCCGACGGCAGCTCCTCGCCGCGCAGCACCTGGGGGATGCAGCCCACCACGAAGTCCCACGAGGCCTCCAAGGGTACGCCGCGCAGCAGGTCGCTCTCCCCGAAGGACAGGCGCGACACCAGCGCCTCATCCCCGTTGAGCCACGCGTTGCACCGGGCCACCACGGGCGAGTGCGGGTTGAGGTCCGCGCCGTGGATGTGCGCCAGCCGGGTGAACTTCGCCAGGGCGATGCAAATCCACCCCGAGCCCGCGCCCACCTCCACCAGCCGCTTCCCGGCGTACTCGTCCAGCGGCACGCTCAGCAGGCCCTCCATGAAGGTGTAGGCCCACGCCTCGGGGGCGAAGATGGACGGCAGCAGGAACAGCTCCAGCCGCTCCTGCGAGGCGCCCACTACCACCGTCACCGTCACCAGCCGCAGCGGCGCCGTCTCCGGCCGGTTGCGAGCCAGCTCCGCCAGCTCACGCAGCTCCACCAGCGCGCGCGGACGTCGGTCCGGGTGGGACAGGTCCTCCGACAGGGCACGCAGCAGGTGGAACGCATCGCGAGGTGAGGCGGGGTAGGTGGGCATGGCGCGCGGACTGTCCCGGGCGGCATGGGCCGTGTCAACGACATCACTGTCGTCCCCACGCAACAGGTTGGCGCCCCGGGGCAAGTCAAGGATTCGCGGCCTGGTCGTAATTAGAGGTGTGCAGTCCGAAACCCGGGACTGACGGAGAAGCATCGATGTCGCTCATGCCCGTAGGCGGACCCCGTAGTGGAGAGGGGGCAGTGATGGAGATGAACATCTGGTCGCCGGGCCTGGCCGGCATGCAGGGGATGCGGAGCACACCGTCACGGACGCAACGGGCCCTGAGAGACCCCGCGCGGACGCGGTGGGAGGCGCAGTCGTGGCGCCGTCAGCTGCGCGACCCGGGGGAGTACGAGACTCCGGTGGCACGTGGCGCGCTGGTGCAGGCGCTGGTGGCGGAGGGCCTCACGGTGGACGCGGAGGTGGCGCGCTACGCGGGCACGTCGGAGGACAAGGACATCATCAGCGTCGCGCAGGTGGTGCGCTTCGCGGACACGCTGGCGCTGCGCATGGCGCTGGCCCGCACGGATGACGAGGTGCTGCAGCTCGCGCACCTGCGCCGCAACGCCGTGGAGCTGGCGGAGCGGATGATTGAGTGGGCCAACGCCGGCCGCCTGTAGGCGAGCGCCTTCTCTCGAACCGCTGACACTCCGGGCAGGCACCCGGGCGTGTCCTCCTTGACAGAGGCGGAGCCCGGCTGTTCTCACGGGGGGCATGTTCTCCTCGCTCGTCCTGGCGGCCACCCTGGCCGCGGCCCCCGCCCCTCGCTCCGCCGCTTCGGCGCAGACCGTCGTCCACGTCCCCAGGCTGGATGCGATGGCCGGCCTGTCCTCCTTCCTGGAGCGCGCGGGCAACCACGCGGCGCTGCTGCGCCCCTCCGCCTGGCGCGCGGAGCTGCACCCCTTCCTCGTCATCGACCCGACGAAACCGGAGACGCTCGCCTCGGCCGGGTTGGACGCGGCGGGCCCCGCCACGGTGTCCCTGCGTGACGATGGCCGCGTGTCCTGCCTGCGGGTGAAGGACGCGAAGGTCTTCCAGGAGAAGGCCGCCGAGGCCATCTCCGCCGCCGGCGGCGAGGAAGTGAAGCCCACCACCTCCAAGGGCGTGACGACGGTGAGCGTGAAGCGCTCGGCGGGTGGCGCCATGGGCTATGCCCTCAAGGGCCAGGAGGTGTGTTCCTTCGGCGCCACCGACACCGGCGGCCCCGCGCTCCTCAAGGAGGCGGTGAAGCTGGTGGGCAAGGCGCCCGCGCAGGACGCGCGGCTGGGCAAGCTGCCGGGCGTGGCGTACCTCACCTCCGGAGGGACGGTGCTGGGGCTGGACGGCACGAGTAGCGCGCTGAAGGTGGAGGGCACCGCGGCGAAGCTGCCGCTGCCGCCCTTCCAGGCGCGGAGCACCAGCCCCTACGGGACGATGAAGTCCGAGGGGATGCTCTTCTCGCGCGTGGCGGTAGCGCCCGCGGGGGTGTCGCAGGCGGTGGGCTCGCTGCGCGCCACCATCCAGGCCGTGTGCCCCGCGTGTCCCAGGGAGCAGGTGCAGTCCATGACGGACGCGGTGGCGAAGCAGCTCACCGGCAACATGCTGGTGAACATGGACAACGTGCAGGTGCGCGGCTCGCTGCGCGCGCCGGAGTCGCGCTTCTTCGCCGTGCGCCAGGCGCTGGCGGCGGAGGTGACGGACGCGGCGGCGGTGAAGTCCGCGCTCACGCCCCTGGGCAGATTCCCGGGCGCGAAGGCGCTGGCGGATGGCTGGGCGCTGGCGGTGAAGGGCGGCAACGTCTTCGTGCGGCTGAAGGACAAGCAATTGGTGGTGGGCAACGACGAGGCGGTGACGCAGGCCACGCTGGCAGCGCTGCCGGTGACGAGCGCGAAGCTGGAGCGCGCGGCGGACTTCTCGCTGGACCCGAAGAAGCTGGCGCGGGGGCTCAATCAGGTGTCGCTGGCGGACGTGCTCGCCGACGAGCAGCTCGCCGCGCTGTTCGCCGTCAGCTCCGAGCTGGGCCCGCTGCTGGAGCAGAGCGAGCGAATCACGGGGTGGATGGACAGCGCACCCGGCAATGCGCACCGCTTCTCCTTCACGTGGACGCTGCCGGCGGCGAAGTAGGCCTCGATCCGGGAGCGGCTCAGGGTCATCACCGGCACCTGCCCCAGACCTGACTGCCTATCCTTCCTTCAGCTCAACTGATCTTAGCGTCAAAGCGGGCGGTGCTTCTTGAGGAAGGCTTGCAGCTCAGCATGTGGGATACGCTTGAGCTTCCCAAAGTTCGTGTCTTCATTAAAATCCCTGCCCTCAGATTCTTTTCTTCCATAACCTGATAAATCCAGAAGCTTATTAAGCTTACGTTTCGCCCGACCAATCTTGCTAATCACGGTTGGAGTTTCAAAATTCCCAAACCAGCGACCGCCCCCCTTTTCAAGCCGTTGATCCCTCGCTTCGACCAGCTCTATCATCGACAGAACCGCAAGGTCGATGATGGTAGGACTGACAACCGAGCTGTCATCATCCCAGTCCTGCAATTGGTAAGCAATCAGCAACATCGCGTCCTTCGCAGGATAGACGTTCTTTACCGTTACCTTTTGCGTGAGCCTGGCCGACGCCTCTCGCTTCGTCGAAGGCTTCTTTGTCTTGAGCTCGGGGTTATCGTCGTACAGGAGTTTGAGCTCGAGGCGAAAGCCAAGCACGTGCTCATAGTCTGGATATCCTTCTCGGTCGCCCATGATGCCGCGGTGCTTGGTCAGGCCGACATTCGGCATCTCCTTGGCGAGGTGAGGAATCATGGCGTCCATCAGAGCTCCGACAATTGAGCCGAGCTGCGATGGCTCAAAAGCCGTAAGAGCTACTTTCGGAAGAGCCAAGTGTCGGATCTGCGTCCCAACTAGGGGGCTGAGGACGCGTTTCAGCGATGTCAGGTCGCTGGCGGAGATTCGCGGACGAGAGGGAGTCATGCGCCTCCCGATTTCTTGCGAAACTCGCTGGGGGTTATGTCATCAAGCGTGACGCCCAACGCGCGGCACCACTCAAGAGTCTCGACGAAATCGAGCCGCCTTTCCGTCCCCTCCGCTTTCGATACAAAACTCTGTGGACGCTGAAGGCGCTTGGCAAGTTCTTCTTGGCTGACGCCCAACCGCCGCCGTTCGCGTCGAAGCAGGGCAACGAACTCCACGTAAGTGGGCCTCCGCGCTGATGGCATGGCTTAGTGTCGGATCTGGTCAGAGCGCACGAGCTAGCATCGTGCAACGCACAAGCTACTATCCCAAATTGGGATTCGATCGACACATCAAGACGATTGTCTTGACGATGGCGGACCCATGTGTCATCCCCTGACTCCATGGCAAAGCGACATGCTGCCCGCGTCGGCAGAATGGAGTCGATTTTCTTGCGACTGGAGGAACTTGTCCTGGCGAACTCGGGAGAGGATGAGTTCGAGGAGATCTTCAAGCTAGTTATCGCGAAGCTCTGTGCTGAGCGCGCATCAATGGCTGTCCGATTTGGGAAACATCGCTCCCCGGAGCAGACCGCAACCGCCATAAATACGCTCTTGGGGGATGCCGAGCGAATCTGGCCAGGCGTGCTCGGCGAGGAGATACACTCCCGGCTCTCTCCCGAGCACCTCGCCGTGTGCGTTGAGGCACTCGAACCTCATCAACTGTCTTCAGAGGGGTTCGAAGTGATGGATAGCCTCTTTGAGTTCCTGATTTCCCGGCAGGCAAAGGGAGCGAAGGGGCAGTATTTCACCCCTCGACATGTAATCGAGCTTTGCGTACGGATGCTCAAGCCGCAACTGGGTGAAACCATACTCGACCCAGCCTGCGGCTCAGGCGGATTCCTGATCCACGCCTTGAATTACATCCGGAGCAGTGCCAACCCGTCGGCCCGAGAACTCGCGGACTACTGCAAGAAATGCATCTGGGGCGTTGATATCGACGCCCAGGCCATCCGGGTTGCAAAGGCCCTGATGATCATTTCTGGCGGCAGCAATAGCAACATCCTCAGGGCAAACAGCTTGCTGAAGTCGCGTCTCAACCCACAGCTCCTTCCGGGCCTTTTCGACGAAAGCCCAGCATCACAACTATCTATTGAAGAAATCATCCATAAAGTCTTCACAAAAAACAAGGGCTTTGACGTCGTCCTCACCAATCCACCATTCGCTGGAGAGGTGCGAGAGAAGGAACTTCTTAGCACCTATTCTCTCGCGCATGGGCGTGACCGGATTGAGCGCGATGTATTATTCATTGAGCGCTGCCTTCAGTTCCTACGACCTGGAGGAAGAATGGCCATCGTCCTTCCCCACAACAAGTTCGGAGCAGAGTCGTACAGCTACGTGAGAGAACATGTTGCCGCCCATGCGAGAATCACAGCAGTAATTGGGCTGGGGAGAAATACGTTCCTGCCGCACACACACCAGAAAGCAAGCATTCTTGTCCTGCAGAAGAATCAACTTGGCTCGCAGTCCTCCAAAGCGGCAAATATCTTCTTTGCCATTTCCGAAAGGGACGGAAAGGACTCCAAGGGACAGTACATTCTAAAAGGTCACGAGAGTAACTCACTGTGGAACAAGGTAGATCATGACTTCGACGAGGTTGTGAGTGCCTTCGACACATTCTGTGTTCGGGAACGTCGCTTCTCCAAGGAGGCCTGACCATGGCAATCTGTGTGATTCAGTCATTTGCGGACCTAGCCCCCGGATTGGTACTCGCTCCCGAGCGGTATGATCCTCGGCGCCGCGTGAATGCAACCAGAGCCGACACGGCAGGGATGATTGGGGACTTTTTCGCTCTTCGACGGGAGACCATCTCCGCGACTAGCGATTTCAAGCAGCCCATTATTGTCCTAGACACCTCAGACGCCCTCGAAGGAGTCATCCATGGAAACAAACCACAGGTGCCAGTTGCAACCCTGGGAAGCAACAAGAAGCTACTGTGTCCTGGCGATGTTATCATCTCGCGGCTTCGTCCCTACCTGAGACAGGTTGGCTTTCTGGACGCGGGCTTGTTCACAAGCGATAGCCCCCCTCAATTCGTCGCATCGACGGAGTTCTTTGTTCTCCGTCATCTGGGTGAGGGCTCCGGCGCATTCCTGGTGCCGCTCCTTATGACTACAACGGTACAGGCGGCATTGGCGGCCGCGCAAGAAGGCGGGCATCATCCAAGATTCGGTGAGGAAACGCTCTTGAAGCTACCTGTTCCCATGGAACTATGGAGGAAGCGCAAGGAGCTCGCCCTAGCCTTTGAAAACGCGGTAAGCACACTCCGGAAAGCAGAGCAGTCCCTGCTCAATCTTCGCCTGACGGTCGAACCCATGTTACGCAAGCCGTAGCTCGCACTGCGGGCCTGATTCATTGTCAGGAGTTGCGGAGGACTGGCGAGAAGGCTTCACCGCCTTGCCCGAGAGGACCAGCGCCAGGAGCAGTGAGAGTCGACCTCGACGTCGCCTCTCCTGAGTCACGCCGGCCGCTCCTGCCGGAAGCCCCGCTCCGCGCGCCCGGCCCGCTCCGCGCGCGCCTCGTACAGCGCCAGGCCGCGCTGCACGTCCGCCAGGTCCAGCGTGCCCACCAGCAGCCCGTCCTCCGCCACCACGGCAAGCTGCGGCACCTCCTTCTCGGCCATGCGCCGCAGCGCCGTCCACCCGTCCTCCTCCACGCCCACCACCTCCACCGGACGCATCAGCTCGCGCGCGGTCCGCGTGGCTCGCTCCGCCTCCGACACCCCGCCCACCGCCTCCATCCCCACCCAGCCCACGGGCCGTCCGTCCTCCGTCACGGGCAGCGCCAGCCGCCGCGCCTGCCGCAGCGCCCACATGGCCTCCCACGCCGACGCGCCCGCGTCCACGCCCGCCAGCCACGGCGTCATCAGCGCCGACACCGGCACGCGCTCCAGCGTGGCCTTCATCCGCACCTGCCGCGCCTCACCCTCCGCGCCCAGGTAGATGAACACCGCGATGACCATCAGGAACGGGTTGAGGACGAACGCGCCCCACAGGCCGAACAGCACCGCGAAGCCCCGTCCCATCACCGACGCCACCCGCGTCGCGCGCACCGCGCCCAGCCGCCCCGTCAGCGCCGCGCGGACGATGCGACCTCCATCCATGGGGAAGGCGGGCAGCAGGTTGAACGCACCCAGGAAGAGGTTGAGGCTCGCCAGGTAGAAGCACGCGAACTGGAGGTTGAAGGAGCGCGTGCCCTGCAACAGCCATATCGCCACGCCGAAGGCCATCGCCACGAAGATGCTGGCGAGCGGCCCCACCAGCGCCATCAACGCCTCGTCCCTGGGCCGGGGCGGTGCCTCCGTCAGCTCCGACACGCCTCCCACCATCATCAACGTAATCGAGCGCACCTTGCCGCCCCGCCGCAGCGCGTAGACGGTGTGCGCCAGCTCGTGCACGAACACGGACGCGAACAACCCCACCGCCACGCCCAGCCCCCACAGCGCGGGTGAGCCGAGCAACCGTTCCGGTGGCACCTCGGCCACCTCCGCCGCCCGGCGGAACGCTCCGCCGAACATCACCGCCAGCAGCGGCAGGACGAGCAGCAGCGTGAAGTGGACGCGAATGGGAATGCCGCGAAACGCGCCCACCTGCAAAGAACCCCGAGCAGCGCGCATGGCGGACCTCCAGACTCGAAACGTCCGTCTCCTCCCGGCCATCCGCACGGGCCCGGGAAAGGCACGTTCGACCGCCCGCCCCCCCAGTGTCGGCTCCCGGGCGCTCGGGATGTCCGCCCGCGAGCACCTCTCCGGGCCGCGCGCCCGTCCTTCCCCCGGGCGCGTACCCTGGCGCCACACGACGCCCGGCCGGTGTCGCGACACCCATCTCGAGAGGCAGGCATGCGGAACCCCGTCGCGTATGCCCGGACGGCGTGGCGGATGGCGCGCACCCTCCGGAATCCCGAGCAGCTCCAGGACATCCTGGAGCTGGCCGCCGTGCTGGCCCCACCCACCGCCATGCGCCGGCTGGTGGAGCGGCTGATGCACCATGACTCCGCCGCCCACGCCTTCGTCGAGCGCCCGCGCCTGGGCTTCCTCCACCTGGCGTCGCTGCGCACCCTGCCCGAGGGCACCCTGGGCCGCGCCTTCGCGGACCACCTGGTGGAGAACGGGCTGGACCCGGATGCCCTCCCCTACCTGGAGGCCCACACGGACGAAGAGTACGTGCGGGCCCACATGCTGGAGTCCCATGACATCTGGCACGTGCTCACCGGCTTCCACACCGACGTGGCCGGCGAGTTGGGCGTCCAGGCCTTCAGCCTCGCCCAGGTGGGCAGCCCCTTCGCCCTGGGAATCCTCGCGGGCGGGCTGGCCAACACCCTCCTCTACGCCTTCTCCGAGCGGGACGTGCGCATGCGCGCCATCGTCCGGGGGTGGCTGCTGGGCCGCCGCGCCGGCCTCCTCTTCGGCGTGCCCTGGCGCCAGATGTGGGAGCTGCCCCTGACGGAGGTGCGCCAGCGTTTTGCCCTGGACCTGGAGGCCGTGGACGGCGTGCTTCCAGGGAGCGCGCACCCCGCCCAATCGTGCTAGAGGGGGCGCCCATGGACGAGACCTCCGAGAACCCCCTCCGCGCACGGCTCCAGCAGTTGGAGAAGCAGGCCGAGCTGGGCGGCGGTGCCGACCGCATCGCCAAGCAGCACGAGGCCGGCAAGCTCACGGCCCGCGAGCGCATCGACCTGCTGCTCGACCCGGGCTCCTTCATGGAACTGGACAAGTTCGTCACCCACCGCTCGAGCGACTTCGGCATGGGCGACAAGAAGATTCCGGGCGACGGCGTCGTCACCGGCTACGGCACGGTGGAGGGCCGCAAGGTCTTCGTCTTCGCCCAGGACTTCACCGTCTTCGGCGGCTCGCTGTCCGGCGCCTATGCCCAGAAGATCTGCAAGATCATGGACATGGCCACCCGCATGGGCGCGCCCGTCATCGGCCTGAATGACTCGGGCGGCGCGCGCATCCAGGAAGGCGTGGAGAGCCTCGCCGGCTACGCGGACATCTTCCTGCGCAACACCCTGGCCTCCGGCGTCGTCCCCCAGATTTCGCTCATCATGGGGCCCTGCGCGGGCGGCGCGGTGTACTCGCCGGCCATCACCGACTTCATCATGATGGTGAAGGACACCTCCTACATGTTCATCACCGGCCCGGACGTCATCAAGACGGTGACGCACGAGGAGGTGTCGAAGGAGGCGCTGGGCGGCGCGCTCACGCACAACCAGAAGTCCGGCGTGGCGCACTTCGCGGCGGAGACCGAGCAGGCCGCCATCGTCATGACGCGCGAGCTGCTGTCCTTCCTGCCCTCCAACAACCAGGAGGACCCGCCCGCCCAGCCGTGTGATGACGACCCGTTCCGGGCCGAGGCGTCGCTCAAGGACATCGTCCCGAGCAACCCCAACAAGCCCTACGACATCAAGGAAGTCATCAAGGCCGTCGTCGACAACAAGCACTTCTTCGAGGTGCAGGACCAGTTCGCGAAGAACATCGTCGTCGGCTTCGCGCGCATGAACGGGCGCAGCGTGGGCATTGTCGCCAACCAGCCCGCGGTGCTCGCCGGCGTGCTGGACATCGACGCCAGCGTGAAGGCCGCGCGCTTCGTGCGCTTCTGCGACTGCTTCAACATCCCCCTCATCACCTTCGTGGACGTGCCCGGCTTCCTCCCCGGCACCGCGCAGGAGTGGGGCGGCATCATCACCCACGGCGCCAAGCTGCTGTACGCCTACGCCGAGGCCACCGTCCCCAAGGTCACCATCATCACCCGCAAGGCCTACGGCGGCGCCTACGACGTCATGGCGTCCAAGCACATCCGCGCGGACATCAACTACGCCTGGCCCACCGCCGAAA is from Pyxidicoccus trucidator and encodes:
- a CDS encoding aminotransferase class I/II-fold pyridoxal phosphate-dependent enzyme gives rise to the protein MPTYPASPRDAFHLLRALSEDLSHPDRRPRALVELRELAELARNRPETAPLRLVTVTVVVGASQERLELFLLPSIFAPEAWAYTFMEGLLSVPLDEYAGKRLVEVGAGSGWICIALAKFTRLAHIHGADLNPHSPVVARCNAWLNGDEALVSRLSFGESDLLRGVPLEASWDFVVGCIPQVLRGEELPSELSQADEQALYDLSNYCTLQNVYEDHFGLGLIARLLDEAPERLAPGGRLLLNLAGRPGRLIIQRMLTRRGFTTRVRVARRVMQAADTDIRPLVTLEQRTGREFEFFMEAHSPEPLRAATALGWLQAGHPVWHEVAVWEAQLALPRETLALRAALRQLGAAPLQEELDLGAASAEQLGFVADLSARLARGPLMPYAHEAGDASFRRRVVRYLDRYFGLRLTEEELFVAPEREQAVYSLLMATCDVGDEVLVSRNLQPLYARALEKAGVRTTVTHTTLDEVRQLLTAFDVKLVLLTVEPGERTNLAVLRDILAEAARRGIWVVLDESAFFNITGAVEPHTLFEFLAREPYSPNLVVLYGLIKNAVWPDLELTLLLPVPEPLRADLEVAAEVTYSRISTLAQGFYERTFADLLSFRISFAEPEAPAVRPAPAVPLPRSKRIARLAGFPAFAPKVFREDDAELVRLDYGENEGPLPPPLVEGLIAAGTAPRDSGAQTGLAEAVAAFLLETRAARYAPEDVAMAPGVWPLIHHLGVALRRRLGRAPRVFLATPCYGVLAPTFVSAGCDVELGPLSGLLARRGQGGVAPDAVVVSQPSNPTGTYLTQEELVALATYVVEQRCLLVSDEIFGLVNLTSPTAETVHSPVTLEGAVPGVGARTVLLGGLSKEFAAGGLRVGWLATRDRALAAAVRDSGPGVLHLLTARAAAYLYAAYARSPDGQLLYPTRHRALRAFLTKMRRELAEKRELLAQALPGDGRSDAGDAGGLFLSPRMTAWLGREVDGERLTPENLPAVVYAHTHVVLNGGPWCGDPERARAVFSIPREKLVKARERLLAFGAKLRATTP
- a CDS encoding helix-turn-helix domain-containing protein — encoded protein: MPSARRPTYVEFVALLRRERRRLGVSQEELAKRLQRPQSFVSKAEGTERRLDFVETLEWCRALGVTLDDITPSEFRKKSGGA
- a CDS encoding HsdM family class I SAM-dependent methyltransferase yields the protein MRLEELVLANSGEDEFEEIFKLVIAKLCAERASMAVRFGKHRSPEQTATAINTLLGDAERIWPGVLGEEIHSRLSPEHLAVCVEALEPHQLSSEGFEVMDSLFEFLISRQAKGAKGQYFTPRHVIELCVRMLKPQLGETILDPACGSGGFLIHALNYIRSSANPSARELADYCKKCIWGVDIDAQAIRVAKALMIISGGSNSNILRANSLLKSRLNPQLLPGLFDESPASQLSIEEIIHKVFTKNKGFDVVLTNPPFAGEVREKELLSTYSLAHGRDRIERDVLFIERCLQFLRPGGRMAIVLPHNKFGAESYSYVREHVAAHARITAVIGLGRNTFLPHTHQKASILVLQKNQLGSQSSKAANIFFAISERDGKDSKGQYILKGHESNSLWNKVDHDFDEVVSAFDTFCVRERRFSKEA
- a CDS encoding site-2 protease family protein, translating into MRAARGSLQVGAFRGIPIRVHFTLLLVLPLLAVMFGGAFRRAAEVAEVPPERLLGSPALWGLGVAVGLFASVFVHELAHTVYALRRGGKVRSITLMMVGGVSELTEAPPRPRDEALMALVGPLASIFVAMAFGVAIWLLQGTRSFNLQFACFYLASLNLFLGAFNLLPAFPMDGGRIVRAALTGRLGAVRATRVASVMGRGFAVLFGLWGAFVLNPFLMVIAVFIYLGAEGEARQVRMKATLERVPVSALMTPWLAGVDAGASAWEAMWALRQARRLALPVTEDGRPVGWVGMEAVGGVSEAERATRTARELMRPVEVVGVEEDGWTALRRMAEKEVPQLAVVAEDGLLVGTLDLADVQRGLALYEARAERAGRAERGFRQERPA
- a CDS encoding Coq4 family protein, with amino-acid sequence MRNPVAYARTAWRMARTLRNPEQLQDILELAAVLAPPTAMRRLVERLMHHDSAAHAFVERPRLGFLHLASLRTLPEGTLGRAFADHLVENGLDPDALPYLEAHTDEEYVRAHMLESHDIWHVLTGFHTDVAGELGVQAFSLAQVGSPFALGILAGGLANTLLYAFSERDVRMRAIVRGWLLGRRAGLLFGVPWRQMWELPLTEVRQRFALDLEAVDGVLPGSAHPAQSC
- a CDS encoding acyl-CoA carboxylase subunit beta, which encodes MDETSENPLRARLQQLEKQAELGGGADRIAKQHEAGKLTARERIDLLLDPGSFMELDKFVTHRSSDFGMGDKKIPGDGVVTGYGTVEGRKVFVFAQDFTVFGGSLSGAYAQKICKIMDMATRMGAPVIGLNDSGGARIQEGVESLAGYADIFLRNTLASGVVPQISLIMGPCAGGAVYSPAITDFIMMVKDTSYMFITGPDVIKTVTHEEVSKEALGGALTHNQKSGVAHFAAETEQAAIVMTRELLSFLPSNNQEDPPAQPCDDDPFRAEASLKDIVPSNPNKPYDIKEVIKAVVDNKHFFEVQDQFAKNIVVGFARMNGRSVGIVANQPAVLAGVLDIDASVKAARFVRFCDCFNIPLITFVDVPGFLPGTAQEWGGIITHGAKLLYAYAEATVPKVTIITRKAYGGAYDVMASKHIRADINYAWPTAEIAVMGPEGAVNIIFRNELLKAPDAAAERAKLTAEYREKFANPFKAAELGYIDEVIRPEDTRSRVIRSLEMLKDKRQENLPRKHGNIPL